A DNA window from Christiangramia salexigens contains the following coding sequences:
- a CDS encoding DUF5689 domain-containing protein yields the protein MRRIKLYSLIILSFWSCVATDEYDIPKVDPVPVEIEGDITNISAVKGNYNFSSGEIYTFNDSNTWLEGFVISSDAGGNFYKKLILQDKTAQPTSGIQILIDDNALFQTYNFGRKLYVKLDGLSLWYNNGSLQLGKQNRGDVVAIPAPIIDEHIIRSEVTSDITPLPVEISDFGSDLKNLYVQIEDLQFNRNLVKEDQVYSFASNAVDRYDGQRQLENCDTGETVLLSTSTFSNFKSLLLPIGSGSVEGVLARDFFDDHYVILLNEPDKLDMNGERCDPEYLNCESSPSGNNEILFEENFGGITSNTTLSSRGWTNINLTGGEKKFTPTLLNGNRFLRISAYNTQESPLEVWLVSPAIDLAGSENATLMFDILSSFDNGLLLEVYITRDYNGKPREADWIPLDARIPLGPSGSYSNIFKESKVNISCIEGRVWIGFRYLGSAPDKTTTYDLDNIRIIGD from the coding sequence ATGAGGAGAATTAAATTATACAGTTTGATAATTTTAAGTTTCTGGAGTTGTGTCGCTACAGACGAATACGATATTCCTAAAGTAGATCCGGTTCCTGTAGAAATTGAGGGAGACATCACAAATATTAGTGCTGTAAAGGGGAATTATAATTTTTCTAGCGGAGAGATCTATACCTTCAATGATAGTAATACCTGGCTCGAAGGATTTGTGATATCCAGCGATGCAGGAGGTAATTTCTATAAAAAGCTGATACTTCAGGATAAAACTGCCCAACCAACTTCGGGTATTCAAATTTTGATAGATGATAACGCTCTGTTCCAAACCTATAATTTTGGCAGAAAGCTATATGTTAAGTTGGACGGTCTAAGTTTATGGTATAACAATGGGAGTCTACAATTAGGGAAACAAAACAGGGGAGATGTTGTAGCAATCCCGGCTCCTATTATTGATGAACATATCATCAGGTCTGAAGTAACATCAGATATCACTCCTTTGCCCGTGGAAATTTCAGATTTTGGGTCGGACTTAAAGAACCTATACGTTCAAATAGAGGATCTACAGTTTAACCGGAATCTTGTGAAGGAAGACCAGGTTTATTCTTTTGCTTCTAATGCTGTAGATCGCTATGATGGACAACGGCAATTGGAAAATTGTGACACGGGAGAAACGGTTTTGTTGAGTACAAGTACGTTTTCTAATTTCAAATCACTGCTTTTACCCATAGGATCGGGTTCTGTTGAAGGAGTGCTTGCCAGAGATTTTTTTGACGATCATTATGTGATCCTTCTAAATGAACCCGATAAACTAGATATGAATGGAGAACGATGTGATCCTGAATATTTGAATTGTGAGTCTTCGCCTTCCGGAAACAATGAGATTCTTTTTGAGGAAAACTTCGGTGGAATTACTTCAAATACTACTTTAAGTTCACGTGGCTGGACGAACATTAACCTAACAGGCGGGGAAAAAAAGTTTACGCCTACTTTGCTGAACGGAAACAGGTTTTTAAGAATATCGGCCTATAATACTCAGGAAAGTCCATTAGAGGTGTGGCTGGTAAGCCCGGCGATAGATCTTGCCGGCAGCGAAAATGCCACTTTGATGTTTGATATTTTGTCTTCTTTTGATAATGGACTTCTTCTCGAGGTATATATTACCAGGGATTATAACGGTAAACCAAGGGAAGCTGATTGGATCCCACTGGATGCGAGAATTCCGCTGGGGCCGTCGGGAAGTTATTCGAACATCTTTAAAGAATCTAAAGTAAACATCTCCTGCATTGAGGGTAGGGTTTGGATCGGCTTCAGATATTTAGGCTCGGCGCCAGATAAAACAACCACCTACGACCTGGATAATATCCGCATCATAGGTGACTAA
- the mfd gene encoding transcription-repair coupling factor: protein MSTNLIAQNFAQSPQQQELQNAISNSENKTDKLHLKGLVGSALSFVVANAFKETDRPYLLIFNDKEEAAYYLNDLEQLVGEKNVLFYPGSYRRPYQIEETDNANVLLRAEVLNRINSRKKPAIIVTYPDALFEKVVTRKELDKSTLKISVGDELSIDFVNEVLFEYQFKRVDFVTEPGEFSVRGGIIDVFSFSHDEPYRIEFFGDEVDSIRTFDVETQLSTDKKKKISVMPNVENKHLDEVRESFLKYISAKTIVFIKNLDLLSAQADKLFKKAEEAFKELSEEVKHSAPKELFCNGELIKKQLLDYSAIELSNQAYLNPKKQIEFHTKPQPSFNKQFELLIENLIENQEAGYSNFISCVSQQQAKRFHDIFDDQEKQVKYQTPVFSMFQGFIDEDSKTVCYTDHQIFERYHKFNLKNGYAKKQAITLKELTNLEIGDYVTHIDHGIGKFGGLQKIDVEGKKQEAIKLIYGERDILYLSIHSLHKISKFNGKDGKPPKIYKLGSNAWKNLKKKTKARVKHIAYDLIKLYAKRRLEKGFKFDPDSYLQHELEASFMYEDTPDQSSATAAVKEDMENERPMDRLVCGDVGFGKTEVAIRAAFKAVDNNKQVAVLVPTTILAFQHHQTFSERLKDFPVRIDYLNRFRTAKERKETLKDLEDGKVDIIIGTHQLVNKTVKFKDLGLLIVDEEQKFGVAVKDKLKTIRENVDTLTLTATPIPRTLQFSLMAARDLSTITTPPPNRYPIETNVIRFSEETIRDAISYEIQRGGQIFFIHNRVENIKEVAGMIQRLVPDAKIGVGHGQMEGKKLEKLMLSFINGEFDVLVSTTIVESGLDVSDANTIFINNANNFGLSDLHQMRGRVGRSNKKAFCYFITPPYAVMTEDARKRITALEQFSELGSGFNIAMKDLEIRGAGDLLGGEQSGFINDIGFDTYQKILNEAIEELKENEFRDLYAETEDLEHKDFVKDTQIDTDFELLFPDDYINNITERLNLYTKLNELKNEEELQKFEDELVDRFGELPTQAVDLLNSVRIKWVASHIGLERVIMKKGKFVGYFIADQKSRFYQTSNFTKILQYVQRHPQTCKMKEKETRNGLRLLLTFEKINSIDKALKVLQPLDFREKAEVEVSQSN from the coding sequence ATGAGTACAAATCTTATCGCCCAAAATTTTGCACAATCCCCGCAACAGCAGGAATTGCAAAATGCTATATCCAATTCTGAAAATAAAACTGATAAATTACATTTAAAAGGCCTGGTAGGTTCTGCCCTGTCTTTCGTTGTTGCAAATGCCTTCAAGGAGACAGATCGCCCCTACCTGCTTATTTTTAATGATAAGGAAGAGGCTGCTTACTACCTGAATGACCTGGAACAACTTGTTGGAGAAAAAAATGTGCTTTTCTATCCAGGAAGTTACCGTAGGCCATATCAAATTGAAGAAACAGACAATGCTAATGTTTTACTACGAGCTGAAGTACTCAACAGAATAAACTCGCGTAAAAAACCGGCAATCATTGTCACCTATCCGGATGCGCTTTTTGAAAAAGTGGTCACAAGAAAAGAACTTGATAAAAGTACTCTTAAGATCTCTGTTGGCGATGAGTTATCTATAGACTTTGTAAATGAAGTACTCTTTGAATATCAGTTCAAAAGAGTTGATTTTGTTACCGAACCGGGAGAGTTCTCCGTTCGTGGTGGTATCATCGATGTCTTTTCCTTTAGTCATGATGAACCTTACAGGATCGAGTTTTTTGGTGATGAGGTAGACAGCATCCGGACCTTTGATGTAGAAACTCAGCTTTCTACAGATAAGAAAAAGAAGATCTCGGTAATGCCGAATGTGGAAAACAAGCATTTAGACGAGGTCAGGGAAAGTTTTCTAAAATATATCTCAGCCAAGACCATTGTTTTTATTAAGAATCTTGATCTGCTTTCGGCTCAGGCCGACAAGCTGTTCAAAAAGGCTGAGGAAGCTTTTAAGGAACTTTCTGAGGAAGTTAAACATAGTGCCCCAAAAGAATTATTCTGTAACGGTGAACTCATCAAAAAACAATTGCTGGATTATTCTGCAATAGAATTGAGCAATCAGGCCTATCTGAATCCAAAGAAGCAGATCGAGTTTCATACCAAGCCTCAACCATCCTTCAACAAACAGTTTGAGCTGTTAATTGAAAATCTGATAGAAAATCAGGAAGCAGGATACAGCAATTTCATTAGTTGCGTTAGCCAACAACAGGCCAAACGTTTTCACGATATCTTTGACGATCAGGAGAAACAGGTAAAATACCAAACTCCGGTCTTTTCAATGTTTCAGGGGTTTATAGACGAAGACTCCAAAACGGTTTGCTATACCGACCACCAAATATTTGAGCGTTACCATAAATTCAATTTAAAGAATGGGTACGCTAAGAAACAGGCAATAACATTAAAGGAATTGACCAATCTGGAGATCGGGGATTATGTAACTCATATAGATCACGGAATTGGAAAATTCGGCGGACTTCAGAAAATAGATGTAGAAGGCAAGAAACAGGAAGCCATAAAGCTAATTTACGGCGAACGGGATATTCTTTACCTAAGTATACATTCGCTGCATAAGATCTCCAAATTCAATGGAAAGGATGGGAAACCCCCAAAGATCTATAAGCTGGGTAGCAATGCATGGAAAAACCTTAAAAAGAAAACCAAAGCCCGGGTTAAGCATATTGCCTACGATTTGATAAAGCTGTATGCTAAAAGAAGGCTTGAAAAGGGCTTTAAATTTGACCCTGACTCCTATTTGCAACATGAGCTGGAAGCTTCTTTTATGTATGAAGACACTCCAGATCAAAGTTCGGCTACCGCTGCGGTAAAAGAAGATATGGAGAATGAACGGCCTATGGACAGGCTGGTATGCGGGGATGTAGGTTTCGGAAAAACGGAAGTTGCCATTCGTGCTGCCTTTAAAGCTGTGGATAATAATAAGCAGGTCGCTGTATTGGTGCCAACAACTATTCTGGCTTTCCAGCATCATCAAACATTTTCAGAAAGACTTAAAGATTTCCCGGTACGTATTGATTACTTAAACCGATTTAGAACTGCGAAGGAACGTAAAGAAACCCTTAAAGATCTTGAAGATGGGAAAGTGGATATCATCATAGGAACCCATCAATTAGTAAATAAAACTGTGAAATTTAAAGATCTTGGCCTACTCATCGTAGATGAGGAACAAAAATTTGGGGTTGCCGTTAAGGATAAATTGAAAACGATCAGGGAGAATGTGGATACCCTTACCCTAACTGCCACTCCAATTCCAAGAACACTTCAGTTTAGCCTTATGGCGGCGAGAGACCTTTCTACCATTACTACTCCGCCACCAAACAGATATCCGATAGAAACCAATGTGATCCGTTTTTCAGAAGAGACCATCAGAGATGCGATCTCCTATGAAATTCAACGTGGAGGTCAGATCTTCTTCATACATAACAGAGTAGAGAACATCAAGGAGGTTGCCGGAATGATTCAGCGTCTTGTGCCAGATGCAAAGATAGGGGTTGGTCACGGACAGATGGAAGGGAAGAAACTGGAAAAACTAATGCTGAGCTTCATTAATGGAGAATTTGATGTGCTGGTTTCCACAACCATTGTAGAAAGCGGTCTTGATGTAAGCGATGCGAATACGATCTTTATCAATAATGCCAATAACTTTGGTCTTTCTGATCTGCACCAGATGAGAGGACGCGTTGGACGAAGCAACAAGAAGGCTTTTTGTTACTTCATAACGCCACCATATGCTGTAATGACAGAAGATGCCAGGAAAAGGATAACGGCTCTTGAGCAGTTCTCTGAACTTGGAAGCGGCTTTAATATCGCCATGAAAGATCTTGAAATTAGAGGTGCTGGTGACCTGCTGGGGGGAGAACAGAGTGGTTTCATCAACGACATTGGTTTTGATACTTATCAGAAGATCCTGAATGAAGCCATCGAGGAATTAAAAGAAAATGAATTCCGCGATCTGTATGCCGAAACTGAAGATCTGGAGCACAAGGATTTTGTAAAGGATACGCAGATCGATACCGATTTTGAGCTGTTATTCCCGGATGATTATATCAATAACATCACAGAACGTCTTAATCTTTACACCAAGCTGAATGAGCTTAAAAATGAAGAAGAACTTCAGAAGTTCGAAGATGAATTAGTAGACCGATTCGGGGAATTGCCAACTCAGGCGGTGGATCTTTTAAATTCGGTAAGGATCAAATGGGTTGCTTCCCATATTGGCCTGGAAAGGGTGATCATGAAAAAAGGAAAATTCGTGGGTTACTTTATCGCCGACCAAAAATCCAGATTTTACCAGACTTCTAATTTCACAAAGATCCTGCAGTATGTCCAAAGACATCCGCAGACCTGCAAGATGAAAGAAAAGGAAACCAGAAATGGCCTCAGGCTATTGCTTACGTTTGAAAAGATAAATTCTATAGACAAAGCGCTTAAGGTCTTGCAACCTTTGGATTTCAGAGAAAAAGCAGAAGTTGAGGTAAGCCAGAGCAACTAA
- a CDS encoding dihydrolipoyl dehydrogenase family protein, with protein sequence MGIESFDVFVIGTGTAGKSVAKECVAEGLRVAIADNREYGGTCANRGCDPKKVLVGLTEILDRAEKMKGKGITKNPEVSWQDLMKFKNTFTTAVPAATEKNLEALGIKMYHQTPKFLDENTLSVEGKTVNAKKIVIASGNKPMELKIPGREYPLISDDFLELENLPESMLFIGAGYIGMEFAHIAARFGVDVTVMDIAPRPLTNFDEDMVAHIIKASEEIGIKFIFNAEVSEVEKLQKNYRVKAKQDGTEISVKAELVFNTAGRVPSIDDMDLEKGNVEYSKRGISVNERLQNPGNKNVYACGDVSASEGLPLTPIASQEARVVAGNILNKNRDKKVNFPPQPSVVFTLPNLASVGLNEKQARDKDYDFRVEQKHAPKWFNAKRINDDYYAFKVLIDNKTGLILGAHLVGPDAGEMINMFVMAMCGKLDYKTLKGMIFSYPSWAGDIKFMV encoded by the coding sequence ATGGGAATTGAAAGTTTTGACGTTTTTGTAATTGGAACCGGAACGGCAGGTAAGAGTGTAGCCAAGGAGTGTGTTGCTGAAGGGCTTAGGGTGGCAATTGCAGACAACAGAGAGTATGGGGGAACCTGTGCGAACCGGGGTTGTGATCCCAAAAAAGTTCTTGTTGGACTAACCGAGATCCTGGATAGAGCCGAAAAGATGAAAGGTAAAGGGATCACTAAAAATCCTGAAGTTAGCTGGCAGGATCTTATGAAGTTCAAAAACACCTTTACCACTGCTGTTCCTGCAGCTACCGAAAAAAATCTGGAAGCGCTTGGAATAAAAATGTATCACCAAACGCCTAAATTCCTTGATGAAAATACTCTTTCAGTAGAAGGGAAGACCGTGAATGCAAAAAAAATCGTTATTGCCAGTGGTAATAAACCTATGGAGTTAAAGATCCCAGGAAGGGAATATCCGCTAATTAGCGATGATTTTCTCGAGCTGGAGAATTTACCCGAAAGCATGCTTTTTATTGGAGCAGGATACATAGGGATGGAATTTGCTCATATTGCCGCTCGTTTTGGAGTTGATGTGACCGTAATGGATATTGCGCCCAGGCCTTTGACTAATTTCGATGAAGATATGGTGGCCCACATAATAAAGGCTTCCGAAGAAATTGGGATTAAATTCATCTTCAATGCAGAGGTAAGCGAGGTTGAAAAGCTTCAGAAAAACTATAGGGTTAAAGCAAAACAGGATGGAACCGAAATCTCTGTTAAAGCTGAACTGGTGTTCAATACGGCCGGAAGAGTTCCATCAATTGATGACATGGATCTTGAAAAGGGAAATGTGGAATATTCGAAAAGGGGAATTAGTGTTAATGAGCGGTTGCAAAATCCCGGTAATAAAAATGTTTATGCCTGCGGTGATGTTTCGGCTAGTGAAGGTTTGCCTCTTACTCCTATAGCTTCTCAGGAAGCCAGAGTTGTTGCCGGGAATATTCTGAATAAGAACAGAGATAAAAAAGTAAATTTTCCTCCACAACCTTCAGTGGTATTTACTTTGCCTAACCTTGCTTCGGTAGGATTGAATGAGAAACAGGCCAGAGATAAAGACTATGATTTTAGGGTAGAGCAGAAGCACGCGCCCAAATGGTTTAATGCCAAAAGGATAAATGATGACTATTATGCCTTTAAGGTATTAATTGATAATAAAACCGGACTTATCCTGGGTGCTCACCTGGTCGGTCCCGATGCCGGAGAAATGATTAATATGTTCGTTATGGCTATGTGCGGAAAACTTGATTATAAAACGCTGAAGGGAATGATATTTTCTTATCCTAGCTGGGCTGGCGATATTAAATTTATGGTATAG